In the genome of Bradyrhizobium ottawaense, the window CTTGAGAAAGACGCGGCGGCTGTGCTTGCTTCGACGATCGACTTCTCTCATGGCATTCCTCCGTCAATTTTGATTTTATGATTGGATCAGTTGAAACGTCCGCCCCGCTGGATCACCTCGATCTTGTAGCCATCGGGATCGCTGACGAAGAAGAAGCGCGCCAGCGTCCTGCCGTCGTGCTTGAAATCGCGTAAGGGCCCTGGCGCGAGCTTCTCGCGCTCGAAGCGGGCATGCTCGGTCTCGAGATCCTCGACCACGACGGCGAGATGGCCGTAGCCGTCGCCGGGCTGGTACGGCTCCTTGCGATCGAAATTCACCGTCAGCTCGACCTCGAAAGGTGAGGAGGGGTGACGCAGATAGATCAGGGCAAAGTCCGCGAATTTCAGATGGTCGGCGACTTCGAGGCCGAAGGCACGCCGGTAGAAGTCGAGCGAGCGCGCTTCATCAAGCACGCGGATCATGGAATGCACCGGCTTTGCCATTCAGTGCTGCTCCTTCAGGTAAGCGATGATGGCGGCGCGCGTCTCCGGCTTGCCTTGCCGGTAGGCCATGACGACGCCGGGAATGACGGCCTGCGGATTGGTCAGCCACGCGTCGAGCCGGGCTTCGTCCCAGGTGAAATCCGCGTTCGCGAGGCCTTGCGAATACCTGAAGCCCTCGACCTTGCCGGCGGGACGGCCCAAGACCTTGAGCAGCGGCGGTCCCGGGCGCGCCGGCTCCGACAGGCTCAACGTGTGGCACGCCGCGCATTGTTGCTTGAAGAGTGTCGCGCCGGCTGGCGGCATCGCGGCCGGCAAAGGCATTTGCGCGTCGGCAACCCGCACCATCAGCACCATCGCGGTGCACAATCCCAGCACGAACGCGCGCATCGTCTAGAGCCGCCCATCCACATCAACCTGCGCAAACTCTAGGCGGCGTCAGATGGGCGGTGGTAGTAGCGGGCTGTTTCGTAGCGCGCGGAGATGCTCGTGATGCGCACTGTTCCGCGCCGCCTTATATGCGGAGCACAATTCCGCGAAACCGCCGTCAAATCCCTAAACGATCACCACACCATGCGCATTGCATGACGATTGCGCCGCTCGAATTCTCGACGCGATGCAATGGCCCGGTACAGACGAGCGGCGTGAAAGCCGCCGGGCCATTCATCGCGAAAAAATCCAGGAGAAATGGATGAAGTTGGTCAAGACCTCGATGATCGCATGCGCTCTGTCGGCTCTCATTGCGACGCCCGTTCTCGCGCAAAGCGCGCCCCCCACCGCCAAGCCGGGCGGCACCGTGCAGAGCAAACCCATGCAAGGCAGCACGATGGGCAGCGGCGACGAGGAGATGAATGCTCAGCCGGGCGCGGCGGGCGAGAAGGCCGGCATGAAATCGACCAAGGGCACCAGGGGTACGGTCGGCACCACGGGCAGCGCTGCGCACAAGGGAACGGCCGACGATGCGGCGACGGGCGGCGCAGCCCCTTCCAAGCGTTACTAGTCCAGCCGCGTAAGACGGCACAACTCCGGTCGCCTCGCGGCCGGAGTTTTTTGCCGCGCTAATTAGTCGTCGAAGCGCCCGCCACGTCCGGCCTTGACGTCGCTGCGGCGCTTCTTGCCCTCGAGCCGGCGTTGCTTTGAGCCAAAAGTCGGCTTTGTCGCCCGACGCGGCTTTGGCCGCACCATGGCTTCGCGCAGCATCTCCGTGAGGCGGTCGATGGCATCCTGGCGGTTGCGCTCCTGGGTACGGAAGCGCTGCGCCTGGATCACGATCACGCCGTCCTTGGTCATGCGCTGACCGGCGAGGCGGGCGAGCCGAATCGCCGCATCCTCCGGCATGGTCAGCTTGCGCGCGTCGAAGCGCAGCTGCGCCGAGGTCGCGACCTTGTTGACGTTCTGCCCGCCCGGGCCGGAAGCACGGACAAAGCCGATCTCGATGTCGTCCTCGTCGATGACGAGATCGCGGGATATCCGCAGCATGATGGCACCATTCGTGATGTCCGGACATATCGCGGACGTCTGCATTGGGCAATGGTGCTTGGTGGAAACGCAAATGGCCGGGCGAGCCCGGCCATTTCAGGACATCCGAGAGGGACGTCAGTTCGACTTCGTCGCCGGAGCCGCGGAGGGCTGCGCCGCGGCCTGCGGGGCGCGGCCGACGACGACGGTCAGGAGACCCTGGCCCCAAAGGCGCTTGGCGGCGGCCTTGGCGTCGTCCAGCGTCACGGCGTCGACGATGGCATTGCGCTTCTCGATATAGTCGATCGGCAGCTTGTCCTGCTGGTACTGCAGCAGCGCTTGCGCCAGCTTGGAGGAGGTGTCGAGCGCCAGCATCTGCGAGCCCTTGAGGTAGGACTTGGCCTCGTCGAGCTCCTTCTGCGTCGGGCCTTCCTCGGCGATCCGGCGCACTTCCTTTTCGATGGCGTCGATGGTGTCGCCGGCGCGGTCGGTGCGCGTGCCGGTATTGCCGATGAACACCGCCGAATGCTCCATCCAGAGCAGCGATTCGAACACCGAATAGGCGAGGCCTCGCTTCTCGCGGACCTCGCGATAGAGCCGGGAGGACAAGCCACCGCCGCCGAGGATGTGATTGACGACATAGGCCGCCATGAAGTTCGGATCGCTGCGCTTCACCCCTGGGCCACCAAAGGTGATCACGGTCTGCGGCACGTCGAGCGTCACGAAGGCGCGCTGCGGCGGCTTTGCGGCCTCGACGTCCGGAACCGGCGTGAGGTTGGCCTTGGCGGGCAGGCTGCCGAAGGTATGGTCGAGCAGCTTGCCGAGGGTCGCCGGATCGACGTCGCCGACGACAGCGATCTTCAGCCCATCCTTTGCAAGCACGCGGCCGACATAGTCTTTCATGTCGGGGACCGTGATGGTCGGCACGCTGTCGAGGTTGCCGTTGGTCTGCCGGCCATAGGGATGATCGCCGAAGGCGACCTCCAGGAACTTGCGGCTCGCCAGCGAGGTCGGATTGGTGGTCTCGCGGCGCAGGCCCGAGACGACCTGCGAGCGGATGCGTTCGACATCGGCGGTGTCGAAATGCGGCGAGGTCAACGCGCTCCTGAGCAGGTCGAAGGCCTCGTCCTTGTTGTCGCGCAACATGCGCAGGCTGCCGCGGAAGGTGTCGCGGGTGGCGCTGAAGGAGAGCTCGATGGCGCGGCGGTCGAGCCGCTCGTGGAAGGTCTTGGAGTCGAGATCGCCGGAGCCTTCGTCGAGCAGGTCGCCGACCAGGTTGGCGACGCCCGGCTTGTCCTTGGGATCCTGCGCCGAGCCGCCGGCAAAGGAATATTCCATGGCGATCAGCGGCACGGTTGCGTCCTGCACGAACCAGGCTTCGATACCGCCCGGCGAGATCAGGTGCTGGATCTTTGCGGCCGCCTGCGACGGCGAGACCGCAGCGAGCGCGAGCGCAGCGCCGGTGGCAAAAGAGAATGCAGCGCGTCGAAGGAAGGGATAGGTCACGAACGCTTCTCCTCGCGCTTGGTGGCGGCAGTGTCCTTGATCAGATAGCCCGTCACCGAGCGCTTCTTCTCGAGCCATTTCTGCGCAACGGCGCGGACCTGCTCGGCGGTGACCGCGCGGATGCGGTCGGGCCAGCTCCTGATGTCCTCGATCGACAGGCCCGTGGTCAGCGCGCCGCCATACCAGCGTGCCAGCACCGCCTGATTGTCCTGGGCGTAGATCGCCTCAGCGATCAGCTGGGTCTTGACCCGCTCCAGATCCTCGGCGCGGATCGGGTTCTGCGCGACATTGGCGATGACGCCGTCGACCGCCTGCTCGACCTCGGCAAAGCTGACGCCGGGTTTTGGTGAGGCCGAGATCGCGAACTGGGTCGGGTCGAGTGAGATGCTCGAATAGCTGGCGTTGGCGGAGACCGCGAGCGGCTTGTCGACGACGAGGGCGCGGTAGAGATAGGAATTGCTGCCGCTGCCCATCAGCTGCGCCAACACGTCGAGGGCGGCACTCTCACCGGCGGCGGCCGTGGTTGCCGAGGGCACCAGATAATAACGCCGCATGCTCGGCTGCTCGACGCGCGGGTCGGCCAGCGTGACGGTGCGCGGGGCGGCGGGCTCCGGCTCCTGCGGACGGACGCGCCGCGCCGGGATGGCTGATTGCGCCGGGATGGAGCCGAAATTGCGCTCGACCAGCGGGCGGATGTCGGCGGCCTCGACGTCGCCGGCGATCACCAGGATCGCGTTGTTTGGCGCATAGAAGCGGCGGTAGAAGGCGAGTGCGTCCTCGCGGTCGAGCTTCTCGATCTCCTGATGCCAGCCGATCACGGGACGGCCGTAGGGATGATTGAGATAGAGCGCGGCCATGATCTGCTCGTTCAGCCGCGCGTCCGGATTGTTGGCGACGCGCATGTTGTACTCTTCGAGCACCACGTCGCGCTCGGGCAGCACGTTCTCGTCCTTGAGGATGAGGCCGGTCATGCGGTCGGCCTCGAACTCCATCATGGTCGGCAGCTGCTCTTTCGGCACACGCTGGTAATAGTTGGTGTAGTCGACCGAGGTCGAGGCGTTCTCGTTGCCGCCGACGCGAAGCACGGTCTGGGAGAACTCGCCGACGGGGTGCTTCGAGGTGCCCTTGAACATCAGGTGCTCGAGGAAGTGCGCGAGGCCGGACTTGCCCGGCGTCTCGTCGGCCGAGCCGACCTTGTACCAGATCATCTCGGTGACGACCGGCGTGCGGTGATCGGGGATCACCACGACCTGCATGCCGTTGCTGAGCGTGAAGCTGGCGGGCGGGGCCGATGTTACCGTGGTCTGGGCAAGGGCCGCGCCGGCCGAGAGGATGCTCGTCGAAAGCAGCGCGGCAAGGAGGCAGGCAGCCGATCGGTAAGAGGACATCATGATCCTTTTGAAAGGCCGAGATCCGGATGTCCGGCTCGGACGGCACGGCATGCTACACCGCGCGGCTGAGGCTTCGCGTCACGAAGCAGAGACTCAACGCATAGGCAAGTTACTGATCAGCAATTTATGCGCCTCGGCCGGCGTACATGAAGCGCCGGCGCGGGGTTTCGGGTCTGTGGAACAGGAACGCTATTGTTCCTTGTCCTTGCCGGACATGATGTCGAAATAGGTCCGCCGCGACTTGTCCGGCCCGGCGCCATAGGAGTAGTTCGGAGACGGCGTCTGATAGCCCGGCGGCGGCTCGACCAGCGACTGGCGCGGCGGCTCCTCGGTGAATTTCTTTTCTTCGGTGGCGTTGCCGCCCTTCATCATATTCCACAGGCCGCCGGAGAAGCCGAGTTCGGCGGGGCTGAGTGACGGATTGCCGTTGGTGCCCGGCTGGATCGGGTCATTGCTTGTCCGGGGGGCTGCGGCGACCTGGCCGGCCTTCATCTCGGCGGGCGTCAGCTGTCGGGCGGCCTGCCAGTTTTCCGTTTCCTTGGTCGCCTTCTTGCGCGCGGCGATGGCTTCCTTGCGGCGCTTCTCCTCGGGGTCCTTGGGCCAGTTCGGAGCGGCCTTGGCCTGAGTCGCGGGAGGCGGCAGGTCGAGCTTGGGCGGCACCACCAGCGGCGAGCGCTCGCGGTATTCGATGCCGGGCTTTTCCATGCTCTTGGCGCCGATGCCGGACATCAGATTGTCGATGATCTTCTCTTCGAAGGTCATCCCGTCATCTTCCTCGTCGTCGTCACCGGCGCGGGCTGCGCCGGCCGACATGACGAGACCGATGCCGAGCGCGACAGCGGACAATTTCAACGCCTGCCAAAGCCCCGATCGGGGGTCTCGAACCATCGAAATGCTGGTCTTCGAGCTGCGCATTACTGTACCTGTTCCATATTGTGTCAGATCGCCGCTCGCACGCGGCAAACCCTCGCAAAGGCCGGGTTCCACCTGCCGGTCCGTATCGGCCGGGATCAGGGCGCTTTTGCGGCGGGTACCCCCAGGAAGGAATCATACAATAGCGCCGCCACCCCAGCAACGATGGCCACGTCGGCGAGGTTAAACACATACCAATTATAGGTATTTCCGCCGATCTCGATGTGGAGCAGGGCGAAATCGACCACCGCGCCGTAGGCCAGGCGGTCGATGCCGTTGCCGATGGCGCCGCCGATGATCAGGCCCAGCGCGACCGTGGCCAGCTGGGTGTGCGAGCGGGCCATCCAGATCGCCAGCGCGACCACGGCGACGGCCTTGACCGCCATCAGCGCGAGCTGCGCGGCCTGGCTGTCGTTCTGGAGCCAGCCGAAGCTGATGCCGATATTCCAGGCCAGCACCAGGTCGAAGAACGGCGTCACCTTCACCACGCCGCGACGGGCGAGGTCGAACCCGTTCAGCAGCCAGAGCTTCGAGGCCTGGTCGGCCACAAGCGTGACCAGGGCCGCGAGGATGCCGGCGCGGAGCGGGGTCATGGGGTGCCGATCAGACGCTCACGCCCAACGCCTTCCACTCGCGCAGTGCTTGTGCGTCGCGCGGGGTGACGTCGGGGTATTCAGCGTCTTCGCCGACCGTCGGGGAGATCTTCCAGGAGCGGGCGCATTTGGTGCCGACCGCCTTCTCCACCACGACCGCGACACCGGGCACGGCATCGAGCCGGAATGCATCGGCGGGAGCCTCGCCCTCACGCACCTCGTAGTTCGAGGTGATGCAGATTTCGGCCAGGTCGACGTCGAACAGCGTCATCAGCATGTCCCGGTCGGCGACATAAATCACCGGCGAGGCTTCCAGCGACGAGCCGATGTTCTTGGCGGCGCGTTCGAGCTCGAGCGCGCCCGTGACGACACGGCGGACGTTACGGATCGCTTCCCATTTCGCGGCGAGCTTGTCGTCGCGCAAGGCTTCGAGATCGTTCGGGAACTGGGTCAGATGCACCGACGGTTCGGCGTTGGGGCGATACATGCGCCA includes:
- a CDS encoding VOC family protein, with protein sequence MAKPVHSMIRVLDEARSLDFYRRAFGLEVADHLKFADFALIYLRHPSSPFEVELTVNFDRKEPYQPGDGYGHLAVVVEDLETEHARFEREKLAPGPLRDFKHDGRTLARFFFVSDPDGYKIEVIQRGGRFN
- a CDS encoding c-type cytochrome, whose product is MVLMVRVADAQMPLPAAMPPAGATLFKQQCAACHTLSLSEPARPGPPLLKVLGRPAGKVEGFRYSQGLANADFTWDEARLDAWLTNPQAVIPGVVMAYRQGKPETRAAIIAYLKEQH
- the arfB gene encoding alternative ribosome rescue aminoacyl-tRNA hydrolase ArfB, whose translation is MLRISRDLVIDEDDIEIGFVRASGPGGQNVNKVATSAQLRFDARKLTMPEDAAIRLARLAGQRMTKDGVIVIQAQRFRTQERNRQDAIDRLTEMLREAMVRPKPRRATKPTFGSKQRRLEGKKRRSDVKAGRGGRFDD
- a CDS encoding M16 family metallopeptidase, producing the protein MTYPFLRRAAFSFATGAALALAAVSPSQAAAKIQHLISPGGIEAWFVQDATVPLIAMEYSFAGGSAQDPKDKPGVANLVGDLLDEGSGDLDSKTFHERLDRRAIELSFSATRDTFRGSLRMLRDNKDEAFDLLRSALTSPHFDTADVERIRSQVVSGLRRETTNPTSLASRKFLEVAFGDHPYGRQTNGNLDSVPTITVPDMKDYVGRVLAKDGLKIAVVGDVDPATLGKLLDHTFGSLPAKANLTPVPDVEAAKPPQRAFVTLDVPQTVITFGGPGVKRSDPNFMAAYVVNHILGGGGLSSRLYREVREKRGLAYSVFESLLWMEHSAVFIGNTGTRTDRAGDTIDAIEKEVRRIAEEGPTQKELDEAKSYLKGSQMLALDTSSKLAQALLQYQQDKLPIDYIEKRNAIVDAVTLDDAKAAAKRLWGQGLLTVVVGRAPQAAAQPSAAPATKSN
- a CDS encoding M16 family metallopeptidase, whose translation is MMSSYRSAACLLAALLSTSILSAGAALAQTTVTSAPPASFTLSNGMQVVVIPDHRTPVVTEMIWYKVGSADETPGKSGLAHFLEHLMFKGTSKHPVGEFSQTVLRVGGNENASTSVDYTNYYQRVPKEQLPTMMEFEADRMTGLILKDENVLPERDVVLEEYNMRVANNPDARLNEQIMAALYLNHPYGRPVIGWHQEIEKLDREDALAFYRRFYAPNNAILVIAGDVEAADIRPLVERNFGSIPAQSAIPARRVRPQEPEPAAPRTVTLADPRVEQPSMRRYYLVPSATTAAAGESAALDVLAQLMGSGSNSYLYRALVVDKPLAVSANASYSSISLDPTQFAISASPKPGVSFAEVEQAVDGVIANVAQNPIRAEDLERVKTQLIAEAIYAQDNQAVLARWYGGALTTGLSIEDIRSWPDRIRAVTAEQVRAVAQKWLEKKRSVTGYLIKDTAATKREEKRS
- the lspA gene encoding signal peptidase II, giving the protein MTPLRAGILAALVTLVADQASKLWLLNGFDLARRGVVKVTPFFDLVLAWNIGISFGWLQNDSQAAQLALMAVKAVAVVALAIWMARSHTQLATVALGLIIGGAIGNGIDRLAYGAVVDFALLHIEIGGNTYNWYVFNLADVAIVAGVAALLYDSFLGVPAAKAP